One segment of Pleomorphomonas sp. PLEO DNA contains the following:
- a CDS encoding NAD(P)/FAD-dependent oxidoreductase has translation MVNHRVVVVGAGFAGLQLVLDLKGAPVDITLIDRRNHHLFQPLLYQVATTLLATSEIAWPIRRLFRDRPEVKTVLGHVVGVDRQEKTVKLRDGSAVAYDTLVLATGARHAYFGHDEWEAFAPGLKTLEDATTIRRRVLLAFERAELETDPEKRQALLTFAIIGGGPTGVELAGIIAELAHRTLVKEFRAIDTRTARILLIEAGPRILPVFTTDLSDYGREALEKLGVTVRTGAPVTDISADGVRVGDEFVPTKTVLWAAGVQASRAAQWLDAPADRAGRAIVEHDLSIPGAPDVFVIGDTASVTTAEGKPVPGVAPAAKQQGAHVARVILSRLAGKPAPGPFVYHHQGNLATIGRSAAVVDFGWIKLKGAVAWWVWGIAHIYFLIGTRSRFAVAWSWLWIFMSGQHSARLITQKETLKEENGR, from the coding sequence ATGGTCAACCATCGCGTCGTCGTCGTCGGAGCCGGATTTGCCGGGTTACAACTTGTGCTCGACCTCAAGGGCGCGCCAGTCGACATCACGCTGATCGACCGGCGCAACCATCATCTGTTCCAGCCCCTTCTCTACCAAGTGGCGACGACGCTTCTGGCCACCTCGGAGATTGCCTGGCCAATCCGCCGACTGTTCCGCGACCGACCGGAGGTGAAGACGGTGCTTGGCCACGTCGTCGGCGTCGATCGGCAGGAAAAGACAGTCAAGCTCAGGGATGGCAGCGCCGTTGCCTACGACACGTTGGTGCTGGCCACCGGCGCTCGCCACGCCTATTTCGGCCACGACGAGTGGGAAGCCTTCGCGCCAGGCCTCAAGACGCTGGAGGATGCCACGACCATCCGCCGCCGCGTGTTGCTGGCCTTCGAGCGAGCGGAACTGGAGACCGATCCCGAAAAGCGTCAGGCGTTGCTCACCTTCGCCATCATCGGCGGCGGCCCAACCGGCGTCGAGCTTGCCGGCATCATCGCCGAGCTGGCCCATCGAACGCTCGTCAAGGAGTTCCGGGCAATCGATACCCGCACGGCCCGTATCCTGTTGATCGAGGCAGGGCCGCGCATTCTACCGGTCTTCACGACCGATCTGTCCGACTATGGCCGTGAAGCACTGGAAAAGCTCGGCGTCACCGTGCGAACGGGTGCGCCGGTCACCGATATTTCAGCCGACGGCGTTCGCGTCGGCGATGAATTCGTTCCCACCAAGACGGTGCTGTGGGCAGCGGGCGTGCAAGCCTCGCGCGCCGCGCAGTGGCTCGACGCACCCGCCGACCGGGCCGGGCGGGCGATCGTTGAGCACGATCTCTCCATACCCGGCGCTCCGGATGTTTTCGTCATCGGCGACACCGCCTCAGTAACCACGGCCGAGGGAAAGCCGGTGCCTGGCGTGGCACCGGCCGCCAAGCAGCAGGGCGCCCACGTTGCGAGGGTCATTCTGAGCCGGCTAGCCGGCAAGCCGGCGCCGGGGCCCTTCGTCTACCACCATCAGGGTAACCTTGCCACGATCGGCCGCAGCGCCGCTGTGGTCGACTTCGGCTGGATCAAGCTGAAAGGCGCCGTTGCCTGGTGGGTGTGGGGTATCGCCCACATCTATTTCCTGATCGGCACGCGCAGCCGCTTCGCGGTGGCCTGGAGCTGGCTGTGGATCTTCATGTCGGGCCAGCATTCGGCGCGCCTCATCACACAGAAGGAAACGTTGAAAGAAGAGAACGGCCGCTGA
- a CDS encoding class II 3-deoxy-7-phosphoheptulonate synthase — MPTTWKPDSWRALPVEQVPDYPDQAALAAVEAHLSSYPPLVFAGEARKLKKSLAKVAAGEAFLLQGGDCAESFAEHGADNIRDFFRVFLQMAVVLTYGAAQPVVKVGRIAGQFAKPRSKSTETIGGIELPSYRGDIINGMDFTPESRIPDPQRQEMAYRQSAATLNLLRAFASGGYANLDNVHKWTLGFVKGTQSSRYQEYADRITESLAFMRACGIHPESVSEMRTTDFYTSHEALLLGYEQALTRVDSTTGDWYATSGHMIWVGDRTRQPGHAHIEYCRGIKNPIGLKCGPSLAPDELIRLIDTLNPENEPGRLTLITRYGADKVGDYLPALVRAVQREGRSVVWSCDPMHGNTITLNSYKTRPFDRILKEVGAFFDVHAAEGTHPGGIHVEMTGRDVTECTGGAVAISGEQLSDRYHSHCDPRLNADQALELAFLVAERVKKTREGREPMEWAIAGE; from the coding sequence ATGCCCACCACCTGGAAGCCCGACTCCTGGCGTGCCCTGCCCGTTGAGCAGGTGCCCGATTATCCCGACCAGGCGGCGCTTGCCGCCGTCGAGGCGCATCTTTCGAGCTATCCGCCGCTGGTTTTTGCCGGCGAGGCGCGCAAGCTCAAGAAGTCGCTTGCCAAGGTGGCGGCCGGTGAAGCCTTCTTGCTGCAGGGTGGCGATTGCGCCGAGAGCTTCGCCGAGCATGGCGCCGACAACATCCGTGACTTCTTCCGCGTCTTCCTCCAGATGGCGGTGGTGCTGACCTATGGCGCCGCTCAGCCGGTGGTGAAGGTCGGCCGCATCGCCGGCCAGTTCGCCAAGCCGCGCTCCAAGTCGACCGAGACCATTGGCGGCATCGAGCTGCCGTCCTACCGGGGCGACATCATCAACGGCATGGACTTCACGCCGGAATCGCGCATTCCCGATCCGCAGCGCCAGGAAATGGCCTACCGGCAGTCGGCGGCAACGCTGAATCTGCTGCGCGCCTTCGCGAGCGGCGGTTACGCCAACCTCGACAACGTCCATAAGTGGACGCTTGGCTTCGTCAAGGGCACGCAATCGTCGCGCTATCAGGAATATGCCGATCGCATCACCGAGAGCCTCGCCTTCATGCGGGCCTGCGGCATTCATCCCGAAAGCGTCTCCGAGATGCGGACGACCGATTTCTACACCAGCCACGAGGCGCTGCTGCTCGGCTACGAGCAGGCGCTGACCCGCGTCGATTCGACGACCGGCGACTGGTACGCCACCTCTGGCCACATGATCTGGGTCGGCGATCGTACCCGCCAGCCCGGCCATGCCCATATCGAATACTGCCGTGGCATCAAAAACCCGATCGGCCTCAAGTGTGGCCCGTCGTTGGCGCCGGATGAGCTGATCCGCCTGATCGACACGCTGAACCCGGAGAACGAGCCGGGTCGGCTGACGCTGATCACTCGCTACGGTGCCGACAAGGTGGGCGACTACCTGCCGGCGCTCGTTCGGGCGGTTCAGCGCGAGGGGCGGTCGGTTGTCTGGTCTTGCGACCCGATGCACGGCAACACCATCACGCTCAACTCCTACAAGACGCGGCCGTTCGACCGTATCCTGAAGGAAGTCGGCGCCTTCTTCGACGTGCACGCCGCCGAAGGCACTCATCCGGGCGGCATCCACGTCGAGATGACCGGCCGCGATGTCACCGAATGCACCGGCGGCGCCGTCGCCATTTCCGGTGAGCAGCTGTCGGATCGCTACCACAGCCATTGCGACCCGCGTCTCAACGCCGATCAGGCGCTGGAACTGGCCTTCCTTGTTGCCGAACGCGTCAAGAAGACGCGCGAGGGGCGCGAGCCCATGGAATGGGCCATCGCTGGCGAGTGA
- a CDS encoding YeiH family protein has translation MFQQSIEASKPIPAVDHYVAIVRLLPGIAVCAAIAGVAYGFRTLPGVHNFSPMIIAIAVGILIRNIVGTHAALTAGIGFSMRRLLRLAIILLGVQLTFGQVADTGLRGVAVILVAVASTFLFTLAVGRLIGADPRLTRLIAAGTSICGASAVAAANSVVDAHDEDVAYAVACVTVFGSIAMFAYPLLQGVLDLAPRDYGLWAGSSIHEIAQVVAATFAVGHEAGDFGTIAKLTRVMTLAPMVFAMAAFLPSLGDVGAERPKAPLPWFVLGFIALVAVNSAISIPNGLKAETSVVSTFLLTMALAAMGLETSIAKLKAKGLKPALTGALASLFIASLSLMLIRLT, from the coding sequence ATGTTCCAACAGTCGATCGAAGCATCGAAACCCATTCCGGCCGTCGATCACTACGTCGCTATCGTCCGCCTGCTGCCCGGTATCGCTGTCTGCGCTGCCATTGCCGGTGTGGCCTATGGGTTCAGGACGCTGCCCGGCGTTCACAATTTCAGCCCGATGATCATCGCCATCGCCGTTGGTATCCTGATCCGCAACATTGTCGGTACCCACGCGGCGCTCACGGCCGGCATCGGTTTCTCGATGCGACGGCTGTTGCGCCTGGCGATCATCCTGCTCGGCGTGCAGCTCACCTTTGGCCAAGTGGCCGATACGGGACTGCGGGGCGTGGCCGTCATCCTTGTCGCCGTTGCATCGACCTTCCTGTTTACGCTGGCCGTGGGCCGGCTCATCGGTGCCGATCCGCGCCTCACCCGCCTTATCGCCGCGGGAACGTCGATCTGTGGTGCCTCGGCGGTGGCGGCGGCCAATTCGGTGGTCGATGCCCATGATGAAGACGTCGCCTATGCCGTCGCCTGTGTCACCGTATTCGGCTCCATTGCCATGTTCGCCTATCCGTTGCTGCAGGGCGTCCTCGATTTGGCACCGCGCGACTATGGCCTCTGGGCTGGCTCGTCGATCCACGAGATCGCCCAGGTGGTGGCGGCGACCTTCGCTGTCGGCCACGAAGCGGGCGACTTCGGCACCATCGCCAAGCTGACCCGCGTCATGACGCTGGCGCCGATGGTCTTCGCCATGGCCGCTTTCCTGCCGTCGCTTGGTGACGTTGGGGCGGAACGACCGAAGGCGCCACTGCCCTGGTTCGTGCTCGGCTTCATTGCGCTCGTCGCCGTCAACAGCGCCATCAGCATCCCTAACGGTCTCAAAGCGGAGACGAGCGTCGTCAGTACCTTCCTGCTGACCATGGCACTCGCCGCCATGGGGCTTGAAACCAGCATCGCCAAACTCAAGGCAAAAGGCTTGAAGCCGGCGCTGACGGGTGCGCTCGCCAGCCTTTTCATTGCCAGCCTGAGCCTGATGTTGATAAGGCTGACCTGA
- a CDS encoding GNAT family N-acetyltransferase produces the protein MATIELSALPPTAEDFARLRAACGWGAIDLAIAERALAAGLISVVARDGTCLAGFGRVVGDGVLYFYLQDVIVHPDFRGQGVGRMVVEALLAEVLRRAPIGATIGLMAAEGKEGFYEKFGFTRRPTERLGAGMTRFVLAEMEG, from the coding sequence ATGGCAACCATTGAACTTTCCGCCCTACCGCCCACGGCGGAAGACTTCGCGCGGCTACGGGCTGCTTGTGGCTGGGGGGCTATCGATCTCGCAATTGCCGAACGCGCCCTTGCCGCTGGGCTCATTAGCGTCGTGGCGCGCGATGGCACCTGTTTGGCCGGCTTCGGCCGCGTTGTCGGCGATGGCGTCCTCTACTTTTATTTGCAGGACGTCATCGTTCATCCCGATTTCCGGGGGCAGGGCGTTGGTCGGATGGTTGTCGAGGCGTTGCTTGCCGAAGTGCTGAGGCGGGCGCCGATCGGAGCTACGATCGGTCTGATGGCGGCCGAGGGCAAGGAAGGCTTTTACGAGAAGTTTGGCTTTACCCGGCGCCCCACCGAAAGGCTGGGCGCCGGAATGACGCGTTTCGTGCTGGCGGAGATGGAAGGATAA
- a CDS encoding ABC transporter ATP-binding protein/permease: protein MSQVDPSAGDKAKIRGDKSLWTTLTQLWPYMWPEGRADLRMRVVLSMAALVLAKVITVLVPYLYAFATDALAPKSNVPEPTLMWLTYPVAMVVAYNIGRILLNGFNNLRDGLFSNVSQYAVRRLANLTFIHMHRLSLRFHLQRRTGGLTRVIDRGVKGIESIVRFTILNAMPTVLEFALSAVVIVVNFGVSYLLVIGITIWLYVWFSIRYSDKRIAIRRRMNDSDNDANTKSVDSLLNFETVKYFGNEKMEAARFDVAMERYEVAANETWYSLSWLNMGQALIFTVGVALCMVMSAHEVVAGTQTLGDFVLINTLLMQLGIPLNFIGFMYREIRQGVTDLEQMFDLLGEPAEIVDAPNAGLLNVQGGSVRFEDVHFAYDPDRQILKGITFEIPAGKTVAVVGPSGAGKSTLSRLLFRFYDVTSGRVTIDGRDIRDVTQESLRAAIGMVPQDTVLFNDTIFYNIRYGRPDASADEVSEAARQARIANFVEGLPNGYETPVGERGLKLSGGEKQRVAIARTILKSPPILILDEATSALDTNTEREIQAELDRVAEGRTTMVIAHRLSTVVNADEIIVLEKGRIAERGSHSELIDKGGLYATMWARQREADEAEARLARVKAEDDLGILGPGSKNARSDQPA, encoded by the coding sequence ATGAGCCAAGTCGATCCCAGCGCCGGTGATAAGGCCAAGATCCGCGGCGATAAGTCGCTATGGACGACCCTCACTCAGCTTTGGCCCTACATGTGGCCGGAAGGGCGCGCCGATCTCAGGATGCGCGTCGTGCTGTCGATGGCCGCGCTGGTACTCGCCAAGGTGATCACCGTTCTGGTGCCCTATCTCTATGCCTTCGCAACCGATGCGCTGGCGCCCAAGTCGAATGTTCCCGAGCCGACGCTGATGTGGCTCACCTATCCGGTGGCCATGGTGGTGGCCTACAACATCGGCCGAATTCTTCTGAACGGTTTCAATAACTTACGCGACGGGTTGTTTTCCAACGTCAGCCAATACGCCGTCCGCCGTCTTGCCAATCTCACCTTCATCCATATGCATCGCCTGTCGCTGCGGTTTCACCTGCAGCGGCGCACAGGCGGCCTGACCCGTGTCATCGATCGCGGCGTCAAGGGCATCGAATCCATCGTTCGCTTTACCATCCTGAACGCCATGCCGACGGTGCTGGAGTTTGCGCTGTCGGCCGTCGTCATCGTCGTGAACTTCGGGGTGAGCTACCTTCTGGTGATCGGCATCACCATCTGGCTCTACGTCTGGTTCTCGATCCGCTATTCCGACAAGCGGATCGCCATCCGCCGTCGCATGAACGACAGCGACAACGACGCCAATACCAAGTCGGTCGACAGCCTCCTGAACTTCGAAACGGTCAAGTATTTTGGCAACGAGAAGATGGAGGCCGCGCGCTTCGACGTCGCCATGGAACGTTACGAGGTCGCCGCCAACGAGACTTGGTATTCGCTATCCTGGTTGAACATGGGACAGGCGCTGATCTTCACCGTCGGCGTCGCCCTGTGCATGGTGATGTCGGCGCATGAGGTAGTGGCAGGAACCCAGACGCTCGGCGATTTCGTGCTGATCAATACGCTTCTGATGCAGCTTGGCATTCCGCTTAATTTCATCGGCTTCATGTATCGCGAAATCCGCCAGGGCGTCACCGATCTTGAGCAGATGTTCGATCTCCTAGGCGAGCCGGCCGAGATCGTCGACGCGCCGAATGCCGGCTTGCTCAATGTGCAGGGTGGCTCGGTGCGCTTCGAGGACGTGCACTTTGCCTACGATCCCGACCGCCAGATCCTGAAAGGCATCACGTTCGAGATTCCCGCTGGCAAGACCGTTGCTGTTGTCGGACCGTCGGGCGCCGGCAAGTCGACGCTGTCGCGCCTTCTATTCCGCTTCTACGACGTCACCTCCGGCCGCGTTACCATCGACGGCCGGGACATCCGCGACGTGACGCAGGAATCCTTGCGCGCAGCCATTGGCATGGTGCCGCAGGACACGGTGTTGTTCAACGACACCATCTTCTACAACATCCGCTATGGTCGACCGGACGCCAGTGCCGATGAAGTGAGCGAGGCGGCGCGGCAGGCGCGCATCGCCAATTTTGTCGAGGGCCTGCCGAACGGCTACGAAACGCCGGTTGGCGAGCGTGGGCTCAAGCTTTCCGGTGGCGAGAAGCAGCGCGTTGCCATTGCCCGCACCATTCTGAAATCGCCGCCGATTCTGATTCTCGACGAGGCGACGTCGGCGCTCGATACCAACACCGAGCGCGAGATCCAGGCCGAACTCGACCGTGTCGCCGAGGGACGGACCACCATGGTGATCGCCCACCGGCTATCGACGGTGGTCAATGCCGACGAGATCATCGTTCTCGAAAAAGGCCGTATTGCCGAGCGTGGTTCACACTCCGAGCTGATCGACAAGGGTGGCCTTTACGCCACCATGTGGGCTCGCCAGCGCGAGGCCGACGAGGCAGAGGCGCGGCTTGCGCGCGTCAAGGCGGAGGACGACCTTGGCATTCTCGGTCCCGGCAGCAAGAACGCGCGATCGGACCAGCCGGCCTGA
- a CDS encoding LysM peptidoglycan-binding domain-containing protein codes for MSNRLRTILIGAVGVIVVLLAGLFSGALDGVLRQLNVRIAGHPTSVASTNVVATPAPAKTDAASASTTPSGETVVPIFDLVRVEPTGDAVIAGRSDPNAKVEILSGKDVVADGKANDTGSWAIVLADPLKPGAHDLSVRVVGKDGKIATSEQSVAVSVPEGGNGDVLVVLNQPGSPSTVLQVPGLEEAQAKLADAGVDPAQAVEATPAVVPEPPKAAATPPPAVEPPTSASATATAIAGNETTPATTAEPAPAAMAAEPAAPVATPTPATVQIPAPPAEMLAAAAKPALPPAPAPASAVPATEPAAPQAVQPAAEATPAQAAPTAEPSVAPKAEPAAVPARVVTIDAVELENGKRFYAAGSAESGAVIRLYVDDKSIGDTKADKGRWLYQGEVQLAPGKHIVRIDQIGANGAVLARAEVPFQIAEDGLTAPTLASGVGSAQAGAGSSGEAKPAEPATLIIRRGDNLWVIAKRLYGKGIRYSTIYQANTDQIRNPDLIYPGQVFVVPEGDSAWKPMGQ; via the coding sequence ATGAGCAACAGACTTCGCACAATTCTGATCGGCGCTGTCGGCGTGATCGTGGTTCTTCTGGCCGGTTTGTTCTCTGGTGCGCTCGATGGCGTGCTGCGCCAGCTCAACGTCCGGATCGCCGGTCATCCGACATCGGTCGCCTCGACCAATGTCGTCGCGACGCCGGCACCCGCCAAGACCGATGCCGCCTCAGCTTCTACCACTCCCTCGGGTGAAACGGTCGTCCCGATTTTCGATCTCGTCCGCGTCGAGCCGACGGGGGACGCGGTAATCGCCGGGCGCAGCGATCCCAACGCCAAGGTCGAAATTCTCTCCGGCAAGGATGTCGTCGCCGACGGCAAGGCTAACGATACCGGTTCCTGGGCGATCGTTCTCGCCGATCCGCTCAAGCCCGGCGCTCATGACCTGTCGGTGCGCGTCGTCGGCAAGGATGGCAAGATTGCCACCTCCGAGCAGTCGGTCGCCGTATCGGTGCCCGAAGGTGGGAATGGTGACGTGTTGGTGGTGCTGAACCAGCCGGGGTCGCCATCGACCGTTCTCCAGGTTCCCGGTCTCGAAGAAGCGCAGGCCAAGTTGGCCGATGCCGGTGTCGATCCCGCACAGGCTGTCGAGGCGACGCCGGCCGTTGTGCCTGAACCGCCAAAGGCCGCCGCTACGCCTCCGCCGGCCGTCGAACCGCCGACTTCGGCGAGCGCGACTGCCACCGCGATTGCTGGCAACGAGACTACCCCGGCCACCACTGCCGAACCCGCTCCCGCTGCCATGGCGGCTGAACCTGCTGCGCCGGTCGCTACGCCCACGCCGGCAACCGTACAGATTCCCGCGCCTCCGGCTGAAATGCTTGCCGCGGCCGCCAAACCGGCGCTACCCCCTGCGCCGGCGCCTGCCTCAGCGGTTCCTGCTACCGAACCGGCTGCGCCTCAAGCTGTTCAACCGGCGGCCGAAGCCACGCCGGCCCAAGCGGCACCAACTGCCGAACCTTCCGTTGCTCCAAAGGCGGAGCCCGCCGCCGTTCCGGCGCGGGTCGTCACCATCGACGCTGTCGAGCTTGAGAACGGCAAGCGCTTCTACGCTGCCGGCTCCGCTGAGAGCGGCGCCGTGATCCGTCTCTATGTCGACGACAAGTCGATCGGTGATACCAAGGCCGATAAGGGGCGTTGGCTCTATCAAGGCGAAGTTCAGCTCGCGCCGGGCAAGCACATCGTTCGCATCGACCAGATTGGTGCCAACGGTGCCGTCCTTGCCCGTGCCGAGGTGCCCTTCCAGATCGCGGAAGACGGCCTGACGGCTCCGACGCTCGCTTCCGGTGTGGGCTCTGCCCAGGCTGGCGCAGGTTCGTCCGGCGAGGCCAAGCCCGCGGAGCCGGCGACGCTGATCATTCGTCGCGGCGACAACCTCTGGGTGATTGCCAAGCGTCTCTACGGCAAGGGCATCCGCTACTCGACGATCTATCAGGCAAATACGGACCAGATCCGTAATCCCGACCTGATCTATCCCGGTCAAGTGTTCGTGGTGCCGGAAGGCGACTCCGCCTGGAAGCCCATGGGACAGTAA
- a CDS encoding LysR family transcriptional regulator — MTLEQLRIFIAVAEREHVTQAAHELHLTQSAVSAAITALESRYDIKLFDRIGRRIALTDAGRTFLQEARAILIRANDGEAVLSDLADFRRGELAIAASQTIGTYWIPRVIQAFTASYPGIRVTLELGNTEFVAGRLCDGAALIGFVEGPVDDPRLSVDRLFDDELVLVTAPADPWLAIGGDVAERLNAARWVLREKGSGTRFALEQALAHYGLVADDVEVALELPSNETVRTAVEAGAGVTILSRMVVEGALATGTLVHVPLALPGRSFNGLRHRQRYFSQAAAAFVDLARPGPFDSSSGRATG, encoded by the coding sequence ATGACCCTCGAACAGCTCCGCATCTTCATCGCCGTCGCCGAGCGCGAGCACGTCACTCAGGCTGCTCATGAGTTGCATCTGACGCAATCGGCCGTCAGCGCGGCGATCACTGCTCTCGAAAGCCGATACGACATAAAGTTGTTCGACCGCATCGGCCGCCGTATCGCGCTGACCGATGCCGGCCGGACCTTTCTGCAAGAGGCGAGAGCGATCCTTATTCGTGCCAACGACGGAGAAGCGGTGCTGTCCGATCTCGCCGATTTTCGTCGCGGAGAGCTGGCGATCGCTGCCAGCCAGACGATCGGTACCTACTGGATCCCGCGTGTCATTCAGGCCTTCACGGCTAGTTATCCGGGTATCCGTGTGACACTTGAGCTCGGCAATACGGAATTCGTTGCCGGTCGTCTGTGCGATGGCGCTGCGCTCATCGGTTTCGTCGAGGGACCTGTGGACGATCCACGCCTCTCTGTCGACCGCTTGTTCGACGACGAACTCGTGCTGGTGACGGCTCCCGCCGACCCATGGCTTGCCATTGGTGGAGACGTGGCAGAACGACTCAACGCCGCTCGCTGGGTGCTGCGCGAGAAGGGGTCGGGTACGCGCTTCGCGCTTGAACAGGCTCTCGCCCACTACGGCCTGGTGGCGGACGACGTCGAAGTGGCGCTTGAGCTGCCGTCGAACGAAACCGTTCGCACCGCCGTCGAGGCTGGCGCTGGGGTCACTATCCTGTCGCGTATGGTGGTCGAGGGCGCGCTGGCTACCGGAACGCTCGTCCATGTGCCGCTCGCTCTGCCCGGCCGCAGCTTCAACGGCCTTCGCCATCGGCAGCGCTATTTCAGCCAGGCAGCGGCGGCGTTTGTCGATCTCGCGCGACCGGGACCTTTTGACTCGTCGTCAGGGCGCGCTACAGGCTGA
- a CDS encoding DUF1489 family protein has product MPLHIIKLCVGVETVEELDQWYREEVLVHAARGETYERIHVTRMFPKRVDEVLDGGSLYWVIKGIVQVRQSILDLRPVRGGDGIERCGIVLDPELHRTEYKPCRAFQGWRYLPAKDAPADIRQSEVDGDIPEGMRRALRELALI; this is encoded by the coding sequence ATGCCGCTTCACATCATCAAGCTCTGCGTCGGTGTCGAGACGGTCGAGGAACTCGACCAGTGGTATCGTGAAGAGGTGCTTGTTCATGCCGCTCGCGGCGAAACCTACGAACGCATCCACGTCACCCGGATGTTTCCGAAGCGGGTCGACGAGGTGCTTGATGGCGGCTCGCTCTACTGGGTGATCAAGGGCATCGTGCAGGTACGGCAGTCCATCCTCGATCTCCGACCCGTTCGCGGTGGTGACGGCATTGAGCGTTGCGGCATCGTGCTCGATCCCGAGCTGCACCGCACGGAATACAAGCCCTGCCGCGCCTTCCAAGGCTGGCGGTATCTCCCAGCTAAGGACGCTCCGGCCGACATCCGTCAGTCGGAAGTCGACGGCGATATTCCCGAGGGCATGCGCCGGGCGCTGAGGGAGTTGGCGTTGATCTGA
- a CDS encoding TIGR00730 family Rossman fold protein produces the protein MTKINSICVFCGSANGRNPAYVAAAERLGADMAAHGIRLVYGGGNVGLMGTTARAVMAAGGKVTGIIPEFLMNRERMLDGVDDLHIVPDMHTRKRMMFEAADAFVTLPGGIGTLEEVVEQMTWAQLGRHKKPIVLADIDGFWQPLVEVIHHMNREAFIREGFEVRYHVAGTAADILPTVLAAAGDNGEVAGDAETIAKM, from the coding sequence ATGACCAAAATCAATAGCATCTGTGTTTTCTGCGGTTCAGCCAACGGCCGCAATCCCGCCTACGTGGCCGCTGCCGAGCGGCTCGGTGCCGACATGGCCGCGCATGGTATCCGTCTCGTCTACGGCGGCGGCAACGTCGGGCTGATGGGCACCACCGCCCGCGCCGTGATGGCTGCCGGTGGTAAAGTGACCGGCATTATTCCCGAATTTCTGATGAACCGGGAACGTATGCTCGATGGCGTCGACGACCTTCACATCGTGCCAGACATGCATACGCGCAAACGCATGATGTTCGAAGCGGCCGACGCTTTTGTGACCCTGCCCGGTGGTATTGGCACGCTGGAGGAAGTTGTCGAACAAATGACTTGGGCACAGCTTGGCCGGCACAAGAAGCCGATCGTGCTGGCCGATATCGACGGCTTCTGGCAGCCCCTCGTCGAAGTCATCCATCACATGAACCGCGAGGCCTTCATCCGTGAGGGCTTCGAGGTGCGCTATCACGTGGCCGGAACGGCCGCCGATATTCTGCCGACCGTCCTTGCCGCGGCAGGCGACAATGGCGAGGTCGCCGGAGACGCGGAAACCATCGCCAAGATGTAG
- a CDS encoding TetR/AcrR family transcriptional regulator, whose translation MQRPGPDSTASHDGSPYHHGDLRRALIAAGQTLLAEGGPSGVSLREVARAAGVSHNAPYRHFESREALLAAIATDGFERLSDRIAATEANANDIDRLIATGRAYITFAIEVPSLYRLMFSSEVRKAAFPALGAAADRTYAQLTAALPSSPATPRGVTLGAWALVHGFADLLTSGQLSDDLQGKLREEAIDHMLRAYARGAAR comes from the coding sequence TTGCAGCGGCCCGGCCCGGATTCGACTGCTTCCCACGACGGCAGTCCCTATCACCACGGCGATCTCAGGCGCGCCCTGATCGCTGCCGGACAAACGCTGCTGGCGGAGGGCGGACCATCGGGCGTTTCGCTTCGCGAGGTCGCGAGGGCGGCCGGCGTGTCGCACAATGCCCCTTACCGGCATTTCGAAAGCCGCGAGGCGCTGCTGGCCGCCATTGCGACCGACGGGTTCGAGCGCCTCTCGGATCGGATTGCCGCGACGGAGGCCAATGCCAATGACATCGACCGTCTGATCGCCACCGGCCGCGCCTACATCACCTTTGCCATTGAGGTCCCTTCGCTCTATCGGCTGATGTTCTCATCCGAAGTTCGCAAGGCGGCTTTTCCCGCGCTCGGAGCGGCGGCCGATCGAACCTACGCCCAGCTCACGGCCGCCCTCCCCTCGTCGCCGGCCACGCCACGCGGCGTAACGCTTGGAGCCTGGGCGTTGGTACACGGGTTCGCCGACCTTCTGACATCCGGGCAACTGTCGGACGACTTGCAAGGAAAGTTACGAGAGGAAGCAATCGACCATATGTTGAGAGCCTATGCCCGCGGCGCGGCGAGGTGA